The Cylindrospermum stagnale PCC 7417 genome segment AAAATTCAAAATTCAAAATTCAAAATTTTGAATAATCCCACCCCCATCCATTTATTCAACAACAGTGGAACTCAAGCTCATTGATTCCCACAAAACCATATGGGGTGTAGTTGGTAAGGGCTGGTGCAAAGCAATCAGCTGGGCTAGGGTGCTCTTTAACTGGGTACGAGGCACAATATCATCGACAAAACCATGCTTGAGCAAATCTTCAGCAGTCTGAAAATCATCGGGCAGTTTTTCCCGCAGGGTTTGTTCGATTACTCGTCGTCCAGCAAAACCAATGGTTGCCTTTGGTTCTGCGATAATGATATCGCCTAACATGGCAAAACTAGCAGTGACGCCGCCTGTGGTGGGATTAGTTAAAATGGGTATATATAATAATCGGGCTTCTTGATGGCGTTGTAGGGCTGCGGATATTTTCGCCATTTGCATCAAGGAGAGCATTCCTTCTTGCATTCTCGCACCACCAGAGGTACAGACGATGACAACAGGATAGCGTCCTTGAGTAGCTTGCTCAATCATCCGGGTAATTTTTTCGCCGACAACCGAACCCATACTACCGCCCATAAAGCGGAAGTCCATTACTCCCAGGGCAATGGGTAAGCCATTAATTTGACCCAAGCCAGTTTTAACTGCGTCTATTAAACCAATTTTTTCCTGCATTTCCCGCAAGCGATCGCTGTAGAGTTTGCGATCGCGAAATTGCAGAGGATCGGTTGGGCGTAAATGCTCATCCATCGGTCTCCAGGTATTTTGGTCGATCAATTGCCGGATGCGTTCATCACTATCCACCCGGTTATGATGACCACATTCAACACAGACCATCTGATTAGCCCTGAGGTCTTTTGTATATGACAAAACACCACATTTAGGGCACTTGTGCCATAGTCCATCAGCAATTTCACGTTCTTGGCGTTCGAGGCTGGTAGATCCTGATTTACGCCGATTTGCAAACCAATCAAACAGGGACTTTAAACCGCGTGATTCTTCGTTGTTCGCCATTTTTATCTTAATTCAAGTAGGTATGAGGTCGAAAACAGGTCAAGCCACTACTGTCCGTTTAGGGTAAAAAATCCTACGTCCAGATTAATTTTTAGTTTTTACTTTTTACTCCTGACTCTTGTAGAGACCCGATGAATCGCGTCTCTACTTTTATATCTCGACTAAATCGACAAATTATGCTTATTCGCAATTCAGGTCTGATGAGAGCATGTTTGGTTGCCAGCTTAACGAAAATGCTTATACCAATACAAGTCTCTTACCACGTGCCACGGGACTTAATTATATGAACTGACAGGCATTACAACTGGAATATCAACCCCCCATCAGGATGCCCTTGCCTCCAAATTAATTATTCTTGCTGCCAGGTTACGAGCAGCCAGCATCTGTAATACTTAGTCATGTTTGCCAACTGAGTTTTTTTCAGAGGCTAATACAACTCACAGGCTAATATTACCAATATATCAAGGGCAGATGGGGTAATGCAAGTTACAGTCATGGAGGATGGCAGTTTCTGATGATGGGAGCACGGGGTAATAAGTAAAAAAGTAAAAAAAAAGGGCATTTAAAATTAAAATTTGGCTCTTAAATTGGTATGTTTTATTTTACATTTGTCTGTTTTTCTTGTGTTTCAAGCTGCGGAGAAAAATAACCGCAGGTAACTCGACAAAATTGCTTCGCCGCTAAAGATAGTCAGCACAGCCCCCAAAGATAGAAAAGGTCCAAAAGGCATCTTTTGACCCCATCTTCTTCGTGATAAAATAATTGCACCGCTACCGACTAACGCACCCAAGGCACAGGCAATAAAACCAGCCAAGAGCAAATACTTCCAACCCAACCAAGCTCCCATCATGGCTGCTAATTTAGCATCACCTGCACCCATTGCCGCTTTACGAAAGGCGATGGAACCAATTAGAGATATCCCATCAAATAGCCATAAGCCCAGTACCGCGCCTGCTATCCCCATCATTAGGTATTTTACCAATCCTACCCAGCTAGCTTCTGGTAAATAACCAACAATCATTTGAAAGACAATCCCCACTACCAAGCCTGACTTAGTAAGTGAGTTGGGTAAAGTCATGGTATCTAAGTCTATGAGCGATAAAGCTAATAACCAACTACAAAAAGCCCAATAACCTATTGTGAAAATCGAGAAGTTAAATATTAAAAAAATTAGTAAGAATAATATACCCGTTATCGCTTCAACTACAGGATAACGGAGAGAAATTTGGCTTTTGCAATAACGACATCGCCCTTTTAACCACAACCAACCTAGTACCGGTACATTATCATAGGTTTTAAGCTGGTTTAAACAATGAGGACAGCGAGAAGGTGGCCAAAGAATTGATAGTCTAGCAGGTAGCCGATAAACCACAACATTGATGAAGCTGCCAATAGATGCACCCAAAGCGAAGACAATCAGACTCGCCGGGGCGAAGATCAAAATGTCCATATAGTTTTTTGTCAGTTGTTGGTTGTAAGTCAGTGCAGTATTGGGGGTCTGGTATACAAACAGTGGCTCCCAATTAGCAACTAACGTGCCTCTTTTAGAGGTGCTGAACGCTAGGCGCTAGCTAACGCGTAGCAGCGACACAAGAGATACCCGAAAGGTCAGTTGTCAGTTGTCAGTTATTAACTAATGACTACTGACTAATGACTAATGACTAGTACATATAGGATTCAATTTGATTCAACGGCACGAAACATTCTTGTGGTAATAGAACTGGTTGATGAGTAAAAATCACTTTACCCCGATGAGTCACGCGACTAATTGCTACACCTGAAGCTTGCCCGACAATTTCGGGATGTACCTCACAGTAGGTATAGTAAATCTGCCCAGCTGCTCTGATCACGGTGGGATCAACCAGAGGCGGCTGGTTTTTTGGGGTAGCAAAATCAGCTTGTCCTTGTCGTAAAGCGTACACTATAAGCTCTTTATACAATTTATAGAGTTCTCTCTAGTTTATCCGAAACTTTCAGATGTTTATCCGAAACTTTTGGTAACTAATGCTAAAATCTCCCAGCTAAGACTAGAAAGTTATTTTGCTTCGAGAATTTGAATCAGTGCGTTGCCCATAGCGCGACAACCTAAAAGATTCATTCCCACAGACATAATATCCCCTGTGCGATCGCCTTGTTGTAAAACTTGTAACACTCCGCTTTCCATAAAGTCTGCTGCCTCTGGTTGATTTAAGCCGTAGCGTAACATCATTGCTGCACTCAAAACCTGGGCCAAGGGATTGGCTTTATCAAGTCCGGCGATATCTGGGGCGGAACCGTGAACAGGTTCAAATACGCCAGGCCCAGTTGCGCCTAAACTCGCAGAGGGTAACATTCCAATACTACCAGTGAGCATGGCCGCTGCATCAGAGAGAATATCGCCAAATAAGTTGCCTGTAACGATGGTATCGAATTGCTTAGGAGCGCGTACGAGCTGCATCGCTGCGTTATCGACGTACAAATGAGATAGTTCAATATCTGGATACTCTGCGGCAAGTTTGATCATGCGATCGCGCCACAGTTGCGATACTTCTAATACATTAGCTTTATCCACAGAACAGAGTTTTCCGCCCCGTTTTCGCGCTGCCTCAAAGGCCACCCGCCCAATACGTTCAATTTCTGATTCGGTGTAAACCATCGTATTTACACCACGTTTTTCACCAGTTTCTGTAGCAAAAATACCTTTAGGCTTACCGAAATAAATCCCCCCAGTGAGTTCACGCACCACCATAATATCCACACCTTCTACAACTTCCCGCTTTAAGGTAGAAGCATCAATCAACTGGGGCAAAATTTTTGCTGGGCGCAAATTGGCAAATAGTCCTAAACCCGCACGCAGTCCTAACAAACCTGCTTCTGGGCGTAAATGGGATGGTAATGAATCCCACTTATAACCACCGATGGCGGCGAGTAAAACTGCATCACTATTGCGGCATATATCTAAGCTGACATCTGGTAGCGGTTCGCCTGTAGCATCAATTGCTGCACCACCAATCAGGGCTGTTGAGAATTCAAATTGAATATCAAAACGCTTGCCTACGACTTTCAGCACATCTACCGCTACGGCCATTATTTCAGGGCCGATGCCATCGCCAGGGAGTAAGGTAATGTGGTAGTTCTGAGTCATAACTAATTTTTACTGGGTAAATGTTTGCCGATTAAACATCATAACCAGCAAAATGTATTTATCAAGCTTTAAATTTATTTATCAGTAATATCTACAAATTGTTAAGAAATAAAATATACATAAATTAAAGATTTAAAAAACCTATCTATAGGTATTGGTAGTCTATTTCGTTCTATCTTTATTGTGTTGTAAATGTACAAACAAAAATTATGGATTTCAAGCAAATTGGGCAAGTGACGATCGCGCTGTTAACTCAGTTTGGACTAAAAATTGTCGGTGCGATCCTCCTGTGGTTTATTGGTCAGCGATTGATTGACTTTGCGGTCAAGTTAGTGCGACGGGCTTTCAGAATCCAACATCTTGATGCAACACTCCTCAATTATCTGGCAAATATCATTTCCGTCACCCTGAGAATTGTGCTGATTGTGGCACTTCTGGGCTTT includes the following:
- the accD gene encoding acetyl-CoA carboxylase, carboxyltransferase subunit beta is translated as MANNEESRGLKSLFDWFANRRKSGSTSLERQEREIADGLWHKCPKCGVLSYTKDLRANQMVCVECGHHNRVDSDERIRQLIDQNTWRPMDEHLRPTDPLQFRDRKLYSDRLREMQEKIGLIDAVKTGLGQINGLPIALGVMDFRFMGGSMGSVVGEKITRMIEQATQGRYPVVIVCTSGGARMQEGMLSLMQMAKISAALQRHQEARLLYIPILTNPTTGGVTASFAMLGDIIIAEPKATIGFAGRRVIEQTLREKLPDDFQTAEDLLKHGFVDDIVPRTQLKSTLAQLIALHQPLPTTPHMVLWESMSLSSTVVE
- a CDS encoding prepilin peptidase, with amino-acid sequence MDILIFAPASLIVFALGASIGSFINVVVYRLPARLSILWPPSRCPHCLNQLKTYDNVPVLGWLWLKGRCRYCKSQISLRYPVVEAITGILFLLIFLIFNFSIFTIGYWAFCSWLLALSLIDLDTMTLPNSLTKSGLVVGIVFQMIVGYLPEASWVGLVKYLMMGIAGAVLGLWLFDGISLIGSIAFRKAAMGAGDAKLAAMMGAWLGWKYLLLAGFIACALGALVGSGAIILSRRRWGQKMPFGPFLSLGAVLTIFSGEAILSSYLRLFFSAA
- the leuB gene encoding 3-isopropylmalate dehydrogenase, with product MTQNYHITLLPGDGIGPEIMAVAVDVLKVVGKRFDIQFEFSTALIGGAAIDATGEPLPDVSLDICRNSDAVLLAAIGGYKWDSLPSHLRPEAGLLGLRAGLGLFANLRPAKILPQLIDASTLKREVVEGVDIMVVRELTGGIYFGKPKGIFATETGEKRGVNTMVYTESEIERIGRVAFEAARKRGGKLCSVDKANVLEVSQLWRDRMIKLAAEYPDIELSHLYVDNAAMQLVRAPKQFDTIVTGNLFGDILSDAAAMLTGSIGMLPSASLGATGPGVFEPVHGSAPDIAGLDKANPLAQVLSAAMMLRYGLNQPEAADFMESGVLQVLQQGDRTGDIMSVGMNLLGCRAMGNALIQILEAK